The following proteins are co-located in the Bordetella bronchialis genome:
- a CDS encoding efflux transporter outer membrane subunit, which translates to MHRYLDVRKLAGLSLAVALAGCAVGPDYSRPDTPLAPFHTALQAPAGTPASRAAPALDRWWEGFDDPLLVSVVQRALEQNLDLAAALARVDQARAAAQAAGAALLPTVDANASATALRQSLQSPLGTLARGLPGYDRNQREYTLGAAATWEIDLAGGLRRNAAAALAEAQAAEAARIGTRVTVAADAADAYVQVRGFQSRLAVALDQIDTDSRLLDLVRLRRQLGAADDREVAQAEALLSQARSTVPLLRIALEAQLNRLDVLLGVQPGTYARILDGKGDIPSLPAMTDTGSPVDVLRRRPDVIAAERILAASNERIGAAISDYYPKLTLSGVLGFDSITTNGLFRNRSFQPLGTAGLRWRLFDFGKVDAEVRQARGGYAEALAQYRQTVLKAAEDVENAVTLLNQSRLRRQELAAEVDALTRARDLSEKAYKAGAITLTDVLDADRQLLVARDNLDGVRADSARAAVGVFRALGGGWDSTGDAVATAGTRADGGPR; encoded by the coding sequence ATGCACCGATATCTCGATGTCCGCAAGCTGGCCGGATTGTCCCTGGCCGTGGCCCTGGCCGGCTGCGCGGTGGGGCCGGACTATTCCCGGCCCGATACCCCGCTGGCGCCTTTCCATACAGCCTTGCAGGCGCCGGCCGGAACGCCCGCATCCCGGGCGGCGCCCGCGCTGGATCGCTGGTGGGAGGGATTCGACGATCCCTTGCTGGTGTCCGTCGTCCAGCGCGCGCTGGAGCAGAACCTGGACCTGGCCGCGGCCCTGGCGCGGGTCGACCAGGCAAGGGCGGCGGCGCAGGCCGCCGGCGCGGCGCTGCTGCCCACGGTGGATGCGAACGCCTCGGCCACGGCCTTGCGGCAAAGCCTGCAAAGCCCCCTGGGCACCCTGGCCCGCGGGCTTCCCGGCTACGACAGGAACCAGCGCGAATACACGCTGGGCGCGGCCGCGACCTGGGAAATCGACCTGGCCGGCGGCCTGCGCCGCAACGCCGCGGCCGCCCTGGCGGAGGCCCAGGCCGCCGAAGCGGCGCGCATCGGCACCCGGGTGACGGTGGCGGCGGATGCCGCGGATGCGTATGTGCAGGTGCGGGGCTTCCAGTCCCGCCTGGCCGTGGCCCTGGACCAGATCGATACCGACAGCCGCCTGCTGGACCTGGTCAGGCTCAGGCGGCAACTGGGGGCCGCCGACGACCGCGAGGTCGCGCAGGCCGAGGCGCTGCTCAGCCAGGCCAGGTCGACCGTGCCGCTGCTGCGTATCGCGCTGGAGGCGCAGCTGAACCGGCTGGACGTGCTGCTGGGCGTGCAGCCGGGCACCTACGCCCGCATCCTGGACGGCAAGGGAGACATCCCGTCGCTGCCGGCCATGACCGATACCGGCAGCCCGGTCGATGTCCTGCGCAGGCGGCCGGACGTGATCGCGGCCGAGCGCATCCTGGCGGCATCCAACGAACGCATCGGCGCGGCGATCTCCGATTACTACCCCAAGCTCACGCTGTCCGGCGTGCTGGGCTTCGACAGCATCACCACCAATGGCCTGTTCCGCAACCGCTCTTTCCAGCCCCTGGGAACGGCGGGCCTGCGCTGGCGGCTTTTCGATTTCGGCAAGGTCGATGCCGAAGTCCGGCAGGCCAGGGGCGGCTACGCCGAGGCCTTGGCCCAGTATCGGCAGACGGTATTGAAGGCGGCCGAGGACGTGGAGAACGCGGTCACGCTGTTGAACCAATCCCGGCTGCGGCGCCAGGAACTGGCCGCGGAGGTCGACGCGCTGACGCGGGCCCGGGACCTGTCGGAAAAGGCATACAAGGCCGGCGCCATTACGCTGACCGATGTGCTGGATGCCGACCGGCAACTGCTGGTGGCGCGCGACAACCTGGACGGCGTGCGTGCCGACTCGGCGCGCGCGGCCGTCGGCGTGTTCCGGGCATTGGGCGGCGGCTGGGATAGCACGGGCGACGCGGTGGCGACAGCCGGGACGCGGGCGGACGGCGGGCCCCGATAG